One part of the Algibacter sp. L1A34 genome encodes these proteins:
- a CDS encoding OmpA family protein produces the protein MSKKTSYLLGIILTIILGTILYYFLCCSVCCGKETCKQKQNETKSVVTPEIKEVTKNAFVISDANGDFNLNLNDNFNFKTSNFSILQPVSSNIGDGVLKLKDYLLTNPLKTVDITGFYKSDETNNSAYPNLGIARANEVKNYLVLHGVSSKQIDTNGKLNDAINPDENSTLFGPLSFGVFTADASDTSSMEVLKTACDAIRENPLVLHFQTGQASIALTADQRQKIADISHCVDKLGVKMQVVGHTDNTGNAAKNVVLGQQRADFAKDYLTKNGILESNIETSSKGPQVPIADNATEQGRAENRRTVITIN, from the coding sequence ATGAGTAAAAAAACATCCTATCTTTTAGGAATTATACTCACTATTATTCTCGGTACAATTTTGTATTATTTTCTATGTTGTAGTGTATGCTGTGGCAAGGAAACGTGTAAACAAAAACAAAATGAGACTAAAAGTGTTGTAACTCCAGAAATTAAAGAAGTAACCAAAAACGCATTCGTAATTAGTGATGCTAACGGTGATTTTAACTTAAATTTGAATGACAACTTTAATTTTAAAACATCAAATTTTTCAATTTTACAACCCGTTTCTAGTAATATTGGAGATGGTGTATTAAAGTTGAAAGACTATCTTTTAACAAACCCATTAAAAACTGTTGATATTACAGGTTTTTATAAAAGTGATGAAACTAATAATTCTGCATATCCAAATCTTGGAATAGCAAGAGCTAATGAAGTTAAAAATTACTTGGTATTACATGGTGTTTCTTCTAAACAAATAGATACAAACGGAAAATTAAATGATGCTATTAATCCAGATGAAAATAGTACGTTATTTGGTCCATTATCATTTGGAGTGTTCACGGCAGATGCATCAGATACATCCTCTATGGAAGTTTTAAAAACGGCATGTGATGCTATTAGAGAAAATCCATTAGTATTACATTTTCAAACGGGCCAAGCTTCTATTGCTTTAACTGCGGATCAACGTCAAAAAATTGCCGATATATCTCATTGTGTAGATAAATTGGGTGTAAAAATGCAAGTTGTAGGGCATACCGATAATACAGGAAATGCTGCAAAAAATGTTGTTTTAGGACAACAACGTGCCGATTTTGCTAAAGACTATTTAACTAAAAATGGTATTTTAGAAAGTAACATAGAGACATCATCTAAAGGACCACAAGTGCCTATTGCAGATAATGCTACTGAGCAAGGTAGAGCAGAAAACAGAAGAACAGTAATTACAATTAACTAA
- a CDS encoding DUF1800 family protein, whose amino-acid sequence MKSNHIQHLYWRVGFGILPNKLEKLSKKNKKKIVDGIIEASKKVTPLKVDTVELDELLNGTHEKTKANIKKFQKLSRQKTKELNVAWVERLVNSNEMLREKMTLFWANHFVCEDNNYVYTQNFHNRLREHALGNFKDFVKAISKEAAMTKYLNTKQNKKQKPNENFARELMELFTLGVGNYTEYDIQESAKAFTGYGHNLKGDFLFKNRTHDETDKTFFGEIGNFTGDDIVDLILEKKECATFICGKIYSYFVNDTINKNHVEELADVFYKDYNIENLMRYLMLSSWFYDEENMGTKIKSPIELLVGLKTVVPVNFKSSKQLFVLQKLLGQILLNPPNVAGWKGGRTWIDSNTITLRLKLPSLILNDAYISKAKVGRTDDAMVETKENFKKKHGKRFKTEADWSIFNRHFSNVEISDLENYLLACTINENANTYLKSLSKVSKQEYCIQLMSLPEYQMC is encoded by the coding sequence ATGAAAAGTAATCATATTCAGCATTTGTATTGGCGTGTTGGTTTTGGTATTCTTCCAAACAAACTCGAAAAGCTTTCAAAAAAGAATAAAAAAAAGATAGTTGATGGCATCATCGAAGCATCAAAAAAAGTAACACCTTTAAAAGTTGATACAGTTGAGCTCGATGAGTTGTTAAATGGTACACACGAAAAGACGAAAGCAAATATTAAAAAATTTCAGAAGTTAAGTCGGCAGAAAACAAAAGAACTTAATGTTGCTTGGGTTGAAAGGTTGGTGAATTCTAATGAAATGCTACGAGAAAAAATGACACTCTTTTGGGCGAATCATTTTGTATGTGAAGATAATAATTACGTTTATACTCAAAACTTTCATAATCGACTTCGCGAACATGCTCTTGGAAATTTTAAAGATTTTGTAAAAGCGATTTCTAAGGAAGCCGCCATGACAAAATACTTGAATACCAAGCAAAACAAAAAACAAAAACCTAACGAGAACTTTGCTCGAGAACTCATGGAGTTGTTCACATTAGGAGTTGGGAATTACACCGAATACGATATTCAAGAAAGTGCTAAAGCCTTTACTGGTTATGGCCATAACTTAAAAGGAGACTTTCTTTTTAAAAATCGCACACACGATGAAACTGATAAAACATTTTTTGGGGAAATAGGGAATTTTACTGGTGATGATATTGTCGATTTAATCCTCGAAAAAAAGGAATGCGCCACATTTATTTGTGGTAAAATTTATAGTTATTTTGTTAATGATACTATCAATAAAAATCATGTAGAGGAGCTTGCCGATGTGTTTTATAAAGATTACAACATCGAAAATCTAATGCGGTATCTAATGCTTTCTAGTTGGTTTTATGACGAGGAAAATATGGGTACAAAAATTAAATCGCCTATAGAGCTTTTGGTTGGTTTAAAAACTGTTGTTCCTGTTAATTTTAAATCATCGAAACAGCTATTCGTTCTTCAGAAATTATTGGGACAAATATTATTGAATCCGCCTAATGTCGCTGGTTGGAAAGGTGGGCGAACTTGGATAGATTCTAACACTATTACACTGCGGTTAAAACTGCCTTCGCTTATATTAAATGATGCTTATATTTCTAAAGCCAAGGTTGGTAGAACTGACGATGCTATGGTTGAAACTAAAGAAAATTTTAAAAAGAAACATGGAAAGCGTTTTAAAACGGAAGCTGATTGGTCTATTTTCAATAGACATTTTAGTAATGTAGAAATTTCCGATTTAGAGAATTACCTATTAGCATGTACAATTAACGAAAATGCTAATACATATCTAAAATCGTTAAGCAAAGTTTCAAAGCAAGAATATTGCATTCAACTTATGTCGTTACCCGAATATCAAATGTGTTAA
- a CDS encoding TerB family tellurite resistance protein produces the protein MNFSKWIGASLGWSFGGPIGAIIGLALGSVIDAMSDGKGSPFLKQGQPQQGQRTTYSTRTQQRPQTQSGDFEVSLLILASIVIKADGKQDQRELDFVRQQFVNMYGKERANSAFALFKNINKQNNISTRQVCLQIKQMMDHPSRLQLMHFLFGIAKADGTVTEDEVKQIYTIAGYLGISSRDYESIKAMFYNSSENAYKVLEITKSASVDEIKKAYRSMAKKYHPDKVIHLGKEHQKGAEEKFRQVQAAYEQIQKERRF, from the coding sequence ATGAATTTCTCAAAATGGATAGGCGCCTCTTTAGGCTGGTCGTTTGGCGGACCAATAGGCGCCATAATAGGCTTAGCATTAGGTAGCGTTATAGATGCCATGTCTGATGGAAAAGGAAGTCCTTTTTTAAAACAAGGACAACCTCAACAAGGTCAAAGAACCACATATAGCACACGAACGCAACAGCGCCCACAAACCCAATCGGGCGATTTTGAAGTCAGTCTGCTTATTTTAGCATCCATAGTAATAAAAGCCGATGGCAAGCAAGACCAACGCGAACTCGATTTCGTGCGTCAGCAATTTGTTAATATGTACGGAAAAGAAAGAGCAAACTCTGCTTTTGCGCTTTTTAAAAACATTAACAAACAAAATAATATTTCTACACGCCAAGTGTGTTTACAAATAAAACAAATGATGGATCATCCATCGCGTTTGCAACTTATGCATTTCCTTTTCGGAATAGCTAAAGCCGATGGTACTGTAACCGAAGACGAGGTAAAACAAATTTACACCATAGCCGGTTATTTAGGTATTAGCTCTCGCGATTACGAGAGTATAAAAGCCATGTTCTACAACAGCAGTGAAAATGCTTATAAAGTTTTAGAAATTACTAAAAGTGCTAGTGTAGACGAAATTAAAAAAGCCTACCGAAGCATGGCTAAAAAGTATCACCCAGATAAAGTAATCCATTTAGGAAAAGAACATCAAAAAGGTGCTGAAGAAAAATTTAGACAAGTGCAAGCTGCTTATGAGCAGATACAGAAAGAGCGCAGATTTTAA
- a CDS encoding DUF1501 domain-containing protein — protein sequence MDRRKFLKQSSLASSLFFVPSFVKAFEKVAQSQLGYRRLVIIQLSGGNDGLNTVIPYQNDLYYKARPSLGIKKGAILELNDEVGLHKSLKPLKKLYDNGNLCIINNVGYPNPIRSHFRSMDIWQTASDSDKYSQSGWLGRYLDQYGKHPYSAIEINDSLSLAMKGEDVNAIATQDAKTLYNLSKDPYIKNVIKHQDDAHLSEHNLGYLYKSMISAESSAKYIYETSKTFSSKTEYPQNHFANQLKTTAKFINSGLDTKVFYSALGGFDTHVNQLGAQSKLLNIYAESVEAFVNDLKMNNTFNDTLILTFSEFGRRVKQNANVGTDHGTSNNVFVIGGQLKKQGLYNNMASLSNLDDNGDLKFEIDFRTIYATVLNKWLDVNDEKVLGKSFNQLEFI from the coding sequence ATGGATAGAAGAAAATTTTTAAAACAATCGTCGCTTGCAAGTAGTCTGTTTTTTGTGCCAAGTTTTGTAAAAGCATTCGAGAAAGTAGCGCAAAGCCAATTGGGGTATAGGCGCTTGGTAATTATTCAACTTTCTGGAGGAAATGATGGATTAAACACGGTAATTCCATATCAAAACGATTTGTATTATAAAGCACGTCCAAGTTTAGGGATAAAAAAGGGAGCGATTTTAGAATTAAATGATGAGGTTGGTTTACATAAAAGTTTAAAGCCGTTAAAAAAACTTTACGATAATGGTAATTTGTGTATTATAAACAATGTGGGATATCCAAATCCAATTCGTTCGCATTTTAGATCAATGGATATTTGGCAAACAGCCTCCGACTCCGATAAATACTCGCAAAGTGGTTGGCTTGGTCGCTATCTAGATCAGTATGGTAAACATCCGTACAGTGCTATTGAAATAAATGATAGCTTATCGCTTGCCATGAAAGGAGAGGATGTGAATGCCATTGCGACTCAAGATGCTAAAACGCTGTATAATTTATCTAAAGACCCGTATATTAAAAACGTAATAAAACATCAAGATGATGCACATTTAAGTGAGCATAATTTGGGTTATTTGTACAAGTCAATGATTTCGGCAGAATCGTCTGCAAAATATATTTACGAAACCAGTAAAACATTTTCTTCTAAAACTGAATACCCACAAAATCACTTTGCAAATCAGTTAAAAACTACTGCAAAGTTTATTAATTCTGGGCTGGATACTAAAGTATTTTATAGTGCTTTGGGAGGTTTTGATACGCACGTAAACCAGTTGGGAGCACAAAGTAAATTGTTAAATATTTATGCTGAAAGTGTTGAAGCCTTTGTAAACGATTTAAAAATGAATAACACCTTTAACGATACTTTGATTTTAACCTTTTCGGAATTTGGTCGTCGTGTAAAACAAAATGCAAATGTGGGTACCGACCATGGTACATCTAACAATGTATTTGTTATCGGTGGTCAATTAAAAAAACAAGGTTTGTATAATAATATGGCGAGTTTAAGCAATTTGGATGATAATGGTGATTTGAAATTTGAAATCGATTTCCGTACTATTTATGCCACTGTTTTGAATAAATGGCTCGATGTTAATGATGAAAAGGTTCTTGGTAAATCGTTTAATCAATTAGAGTTTATTTAG